One Cherax quadricarinatus isolate ZL_2023a chromosome 17, ASM3850222v1, whole genome shotgun sequence genomic window carries:
- the bonsai gene encoding small ribosomal subunit protein uS15m, with product MAAVVGLLRCIYSAGGRGMRSMAAVVAAPRHPTLLTTTTTSLPGSEQKRTYAMRLELTEHGIVWRRPEYVPSWKPEKSGDLDLHTDPDEGHARLQVLPSKWAMDEVDDITKKLLSLKFSTHDEFMKIARYKTMRKIQRHQYDTGSLEVKSKYLL from the exons ATGGCAGCAGTAGTAGGGTTGTTAAGGTGTATATATAGTGCTGGTGGACGTGGTATGAGGTCcatggcagcagtagtagcagctccTCGCCACCCAACACtactaactaccactactactagcctCCCAG GCAGTGAACAGAAGCGGACTTATGCCATGCGGTTGGAGCTGACAGAACATGGTATAGTATGGCGTAGGCCAGAGTATGTGCCGTCCTGGAAGCCTGAGAAGTCTGGCGATCTAGATCTTCACACAGATCCTGACGAGGGACACGCCCGTCTCCAGGTATTGCCCAGTAAGTGGGCAATGGACGA GGTTGATGACATAACAAAGAAACTCTTGTCACTGAAATTTAGTACTCATGACGAGTTCATGAAGATCGCACGTTACAAAACCATGAGGAAAATTCAGAGACACCAGTATGACACTGGCTCACTGGAAGTGAAAAGTAAGTACCTCTTGTAA